Proteins from a single region of Geothrix sp. PMB-07:
- a CDS encoding thiamine pyrophosphate-dependent enzyme encodes MHLGRILDDKAPNYLKQAIGWSYHAPCAGHDGIQLAAGLTFRAGQDFLFPYYRDLLTCLAGGITAEEILLNGISKATDVAGGGRHMSNHFGKPSIGIQNVSSLTGNHTQHAVGLARAVKYYGRDAIVFSSQGESSLSEGYCFESINGADREKLPVVFIIQDNGYGISVPKKDQSANEHICDNFSGFPNLKIIKCDGLDFPDSMRAMQEAVSYVRTGAGPAMVYATCVRIGSHSNSDRHELYRDDAERAEAKAKDPLPKFRAYCLAQGLSEDELKAIETENQAHYLAAHDKAMAAPNPDPASIQTFVIPEGWVSAQYPDGTHQATGETLSVIAALNQTLKEEFRHNPDTFIWGQDMANKDKGGIFNVSKGMQQEFGEKRVFNGPIAEDFIVGTANGFSRLDDKIRVVVEGAEFADYIWPAAEQIVETSHDYWRSNGQFSPNITIRIASGGYIGGGLYHSQNVEGWLTTLPGIRVVVPAFADDAAGLLRTAMRSRGTTLYLEPKFLYNAKMAHAVIPPDFAVPFGKARVRREGTDLTILAYGTPVHFALEAAAKLEKEGKSAEVIDLRCLSPLDTDAIVKSVKKTHRVLIAHEDKVFGGFGGELAAIAASECFPWLDAPVERVGSEFTPVGFNRILERATLPNADKVLAAAKKVLEF; translated from the coding sequence ATGCACCTCGGGCGCATCCTGGACGACAAGGCTCCGAACTACCTCAAGCAGGCCATCGGCTGGTCCTACCACGCACCTTGCGCGGGCCACGACGGCATCCAGCTCGCTGCAGGACTCACCTTCCGCGCGGGCCAGGATTTCCTTTTCCCCTACTACCGCGACCTGCTGACCTGCCTCGCCGGGGGCATCACCGCCGAGGAGATCCTCCTCAACGGCATCTCCAAGGCCACGGATGTCGCGGGCGGCGGCCGCCACATGAGCAACCACTTTGGGAAGCCCTCCATCGGCATCCAGAACGTGTCGAGCCTCACCGGCAATCACACGCAGCACGCCGTGGGCCTGGCCCGTGCCGTGAAATACTATGGCCGCGACGCCATCGTGTTCAGCAGCCAGGGTGAATCCTCCCTTTCCGAGGGCTACTGTTTCGAGAGCATCAACGGCGCGGATCGGGAAAAGCTGCCCGTGGTTTTCATCATCCAGGACAACGGCTACGGCATCTCCGTTCCCAAGAAGGATCAGAGCGCCAACGAGCACATCTGTGACAATTTCAGCGGCTTCCCCAACCTGAAGATCATCAAATGCGACGGCCTGGATTTCCCCGATTCCATGCGCGCCATGCAGGAAGCCGTCAGTTATGTGCGAACCGGCGCCGGACCGGCCATGGTCTACGCCACCTGCGTGCGCATCGGCAGCCACTCCAACTCCGACCGCCACGAGCTCTACCGCGATGACGCCGAACGCGCCGAGGCCAAGGCCAAGGATCCCCTGCCGAAGTTCCGGGCCTACTGCCTGGCGCAGGGCCTCAGCGAGGATGAGCTGAAGGCCATCGAAACCGAGAACCAGGCCCACTACCTGGCCGCCCACGACAAGGCCATGGCGGCGCCGAACCCTGATCCCGCCAGCATCCAGACCTTTGTCATCCCCGAGGGCTGGGTGTCCGCGCAGTACCCCGACGGCACTCACCAGGCCACCGGCGAGACCCTCAGCGTCATCGCCGCCCTGAACCAGACGCTCAAGGAGGAATTCCGGCACAACCCCGACACCTTCATCTGGGGCCAGGACATGGCCAACAAGGACAAGGGCGGGATCTTCAACGTGTCGAAGGGCATGCAGCAGGAGTTCGGCGAAAAGCGCGTGTTCAATGGCCCCATCGCCGAGGATTTCATCGTCGGCACCGCCAACGGCTTCTCGCGCCTGGATGACAAGATCCGCGTGGTGGTGGAAGGTGCCGAGTTCGCCGACTACATCTGGCCGGCCGCCGAGCAGATCGTGGAGACCAGTCACGACTACTGGCGCAGCAACGGCCAGTTCTCACCCAACATCACCATCCGCATCGCCTCCGGTGGCTACATCGGCGGCGGCCTGTACCACTCGCAGAATGTCGAGGGCTGGCTCACCACCCTGCCCGGCATCCGCGTGGTGGTGCCCGCCTTCGCCGACGATGCGGCGGGTCTGCTGCGCACTGCCATGCGCAGCCGTGGCACCACCCTCTACCTCGAGCCGAAGTTCCTCTACAACGCGAAGATGGCCCATGCGGTCATCCCGCCGGACTTCGCGGTGCCCTTCGGCAAGGCCCGCGTCCGCCGCGAAGGCACCGACCTCACCATCCTGGCCTACGGCACGCCGGTGCACTTCGCCCTGGAGGCCGCCGCCAAGCTGGAGAAGGAAGGCAAATCCGCCGAGGTGATCGACCTGCGCTGCCTCAGCCCCCTGGATACGGACGCCATCGTCAAGTCTGTCAAGAAGACCCACCGGGTGCTCATCGCCCATGAAGACAAGGTCTTCGGCGGCTTCGGCGGCGAGCTGGCGGCCATCGCCGCCTCCGAGTGCTTCCCCTGGCTGGATGCGCCCGTGGAGCGCGTGGGCTCCGAGTTCACGCCCGTGGGCTTCAACCGCATCCTCGAACGCGCCACCCTGCCCAACGCCGATAAAGTGCTGGCGGCGGCCAAGAAGGTGCTCGAGTTCTAA
- a CDS encoding GAF domain-containing protein, translating to MVVKPLKRRAGTSGHLSALSNLLQDSRSDAARLFEHGLEMLVQTLHIDQALLTRVTHLGHEVLWWASAPDAPLTGIFETPEKGFCPFVIAHPERPLTIKDSAHEPRWRKSAGHLELGIRSYAGVALMVGDQVHGTLCVQHHAPRVFTRAELALLKTLGHLVERTLETENIKQELQAAMDALELSSAVVEDSALVSARSGLPNRRYLDIWLRASLFMARRRREPMALALWSQPMVPGTKGKLAAAAAHLRGEDLLVELSTDQYLLLLPHTGDTGADVLLDRLRQSLGHHPTGAALWLPDGKDMTMKSALSRVAKAFTDANRDSSPRVWNHG from the coding sequence GTGGTGGTCAAACCCCTGAAGCGTCGTGCTGGCACATCCGGCCACCTCTCAGCCCTGTCCAACCTGCTCCAGGACAGTCGCAGTGATGCGGCACGGCTCTTTGAGCACGGCCTTGAGATGCTGGTGCAGACCCTCCATATCGATCAGGCGCTGCTCACGCGGGTCACGCACCTCGGCCATGAAGTGCTTTGGTGGGCCTCCGCGCCGGACGCCCCCTTGACGGGCATTTTTGAAACGCCGGAGAAGGGCTTCTGCCCTTTTGTCATCGCCCATCCGGAGCGGCCCCTCACCATCAAAGATTCGGCTCACGAACCCCGTTGGCGAAAATCCGCGGGCCATCTTGAACTGGGCATCCGCTCCTACGCCGGCGTGGCTTTGATGGTGGGTGACCAGGTGCATGGGACCCTGTGCGTTCAGCACCACGCACCCCGCGTCTTCACCCGGGCGGAGCTGGCCCTGCTGAAAACCCTCGGCCACCTGGTGGAGCGGACGCTGGAGACCGAGAACATCAAACAGGAGCTGCAAGCGGCCATGGATGCGCTGGAACTCAGCAGCGCGGTGGTCGAGGACAGCGCCCTGGTGAGTGCTCGCTCTGGCCTACCCAACCGCCGCTACCTCGACATTTGGCTGCGAGCCTCGCTCTTCATGGCCCGGCGGCGGCGCGAACCCATGGCCCTGGCCCTTTGGTCACAGCCCATGGTGCCCGGCACCAAAGGCAAGCTGGCCGCCGCGGCTGCCCATTTGCGGGGCGAGGATCTGCTGGTCGAGCTGTCCACGGATCAGTATCTGCTGCTGCTGCCCCACACCGGCGACACCGGCGCTGATGTGCTGCTGGACCGCCTGCGGCAGAGCCTCGGCCACCATCCCACGGGCGCGGCCCTTTGGCTTCCGGACGGCAAAGACATGACCATGAAGTCCGCTTTGAGCCGCGTCGCCAAAGCCTTTACGGACGCCAATCGAGACAGCTCACCCCGCGTGTGGAACCACGGCTGA
- a CDS encoding NifU family protein, which produces MPKVINIEPTPNPDALKFLVHPAILKAGSRSFKDFGAAVGDPLGSCLFGLGKVTSVFYMDRFVTVNKEPSAEWSDLIDPICEAIEDLKLPENDLGDSAPLTPGGDADATLARINQLLDSRIRPGLAGDGGGLEVISFDGQTLQISYHGACGSCPSSTSGTLRYIEGLLQEEISPSLRVVSW; this is translated from the coding sequence ATGCCCAAGGTCATCAACATCGAACCCACGCCGAACCCCGATGCACTCAAGTTCCTGGTGCATCCGGCCATCCTCAAGGCGGGTTCCCGCTCTTTCAAGGATTTCGGGGCCGCCGTGGGTGATCCGCTGGGCTCCTGCCTCTTCGGCCTGGGCAAGGTCACCTCCGTGTTCTACATGGACCGCTTCGTCACCGTGAACAAGGAACCGTCCGCGGAATGGAGCGATCTCATCGATCCCATCTGCGAAGCCATCGAGGATCTGAAGCTGCCCGAAAACGACCTGGGCGACTCCGCCCCGCTCACCCCCGGCGGCGACGCGGACGCCACCCTGGCGCGCATCAACCAGCTGCTGGATTCCCGCATCCGGCCTGGCTTGGCGGGGGATGGCGGCGGCCTGGAGGTCATCTCCTTCGACGGCCAGACCCTTCAGATCAGCTACCACGGGGCCTGCGGCTCCTGCCCCTCCTCCACCAGCGGCACCCTGCGCTACATCGAGGGCCTGCTCCAAGAGGAAATCAGTCCCAGCCTCCGCGTGGTCAGCTGGTAA